From Bifidobacterium sp. ESL0790, one genomic window encodes:
- a CDS encoding glycosyltransferase yields the protein MALVVILIEALPLNMPFWSSFGASTDTASVTNPMGSGLSRQADGTLRVTDPANAYLSVTSDGSSPYVRIDPSITPGASHAGHAAAHKAGRVHEPLTSVHVRMDVDGTTSPTKALSTEVPQSLYLAMPRQGKSITLWIQEPVGSDIPFLAVRANAKVPFHFDWGRVAAMLVLALLVALWWPGSRLWRIPLDTGSTKQRAAFWVFALALAAMAVSRIASALANPSGTFHAAGGYTYDFNQYGHLADALIHGRTSIDLPVPQGLKQAGNPYDPQARETLLAQGVSPIYWDYAFHDGKWFTYFGVLPALLLFAPYRIITSWFVPGGLMLPSSAAVALLLLGVAIFGSLLVIRLIGRVAPRASLATVSLALALVAVGSNAGYLAFRMNFYTIPFAASLLLSAMGLWLWMGAGETNPDGNGNGNGHDQGQGRRHHRHLITFDSAPSLSKPHLAAGALCIAANFGCRPTFIVVALLALPLFWPQIRLALPRVESTKRDTRSLLAACGAVLLPALVVLAPLMAYNQVRFGSPIDFGERYQLTVADMTRQRPSPINLLPAIGYYLFLPLRPSPGFPFLAIDPAPLPTWTYVEPMVGGLVALCPALVCALALLLPKTRRRLRAHGLLATVWAMLTLAAILMVLDAMKGGLGWRYIIDFGWLVSLATVAALPSLLGEDAEDDGLLRLKETSTSKEGISLAERRKEFQMVPGWAHIGWRRYLARLVVMVLVVASLAIAFMALFVPGRDDALTNTNPALFHEVQSWFEII from the coding sequence GTGGCGCTTGTCGTCATACTCATCGAGGCCCTGCCGCTCAACATGCCGTTCTGGAGTTCCTTCGGCGCGAGCACCGACACCGCGTCGGTCACCAACCCCATGGGTTCCGGGCTTTCCCGGCAGGCGGACGGCACCCTGCGCGTCACCGATCCGGCCAACGCCTACCTGAGCGTGACCAGCGACGGCAGCTCGCCGTACGTGCGGATCGACCCCTCCATCACGCCGGGCGCGAGCCACGCCGGCCACGCCGCCGCACACAAGGCTGGGCGGGTCCACGAGCCACTCACCTCGGTGCACGTGCGCATGGACGTCGACGGCACCACCTCCCCCACCAAGGCGCTGTCCACCGAGGTGCCGCAATCCCTCTACTTGGCCATGCCGCGCCAAGGCAAGTCGATCACGCTGTGGATTCAGGAGCCGGTGGGCAGCGACATCCCGTTCCTGGCGGTGCGCGCCAACGCGAAGGTGCCCTTCCACTTCGATTGGGGCCGGGTGGCGGCCATGCTGGTGTTGGCGCTGCTGGTGGCGCTCTGGTGGCCCGGGTCGCGCCTATGGAGGATTCCGCTCGACACGGGCAGCACCAAGCAGCGCGCCGCGTTCTGGGTCTTCGCCTTGGCGCTGGCCGCGATGGCCGTCTCCCGAATCGCCTCGGCGCTGGCCAACCCTTCGGGCACCTTCCACGCGGCTGGCGGCTATACGTATGATTTCAACCAATACGGTCACCTCGCCGACGCGCTCATCCACGGCCGCACCTCGATCGACCTGCCGGTGCCCCAAGGCCTGAAACAGGCCGGCAACCCCTACGACCCCCAGGCGCGCGAGACCCTGCTGGCCCAAGGTGTCTCACCGATTTACTGGGATTACGCCTTCCATGACGGCAAGTGGTTCACCTATTTCGGCGTGCTGCCCGCGCTGCTGCTGTTCGCGCCCTACCGCATCATCACCTCGTGGTTCGTGCCCGGCGGGCTCATGCTCCCCTCGAGCGCGGCGGTGGCGTTGCTCTTGCTCGGCGTGGCGATTTTCGGCTCGCTGCTGGTCATCCGCCTCATCGGTCGCGTGGCCCCACGCGCCTCGCTGGCCACGGTCTCGCTGGCCCTGGCGCTGGTGGCGGTGGGCAGCAACGCCGGGTATCTGGCGTTCCGCATGAATTTCTATACGATACCCTTCGCCGCCTCGTTGCTGCTGAGCGCCATGGGATTGTGGCTGTGGATGGGGGCCGGCGAGACCAATCCAGACGGCAACGGCAACGGCAACGGCCACGACCAAGGCCAAGGCCGCCGACATCATCGTCATCTGATCACCTTCGATTCCGCGCCCTCGCTCTCCAAGCCGCATCTGGCCGCGGGCGCGCTGTGCATCGCCGCGAATTTCGGCTGCCGCCCCACCTTCATCGTCGTGGCGCTGCTCGCCCTGCCGCTCTTCTGGCCGCAAATCCGTCTGGCGCTGCCCCGCGTGGAATCGACCAAGCGCGACACCCGTTCGCTGCTCGCCGCCTGTGGCGCGGTCCTGCTGCCCGCGCTGGTCGTCCTCGCCCCGCTCATGGCCTACAACCAGGTCCGGTTCGGCTCGCCCATCGATTTCGGGGAACGCTACCAGCTCACCGTCGCCGACATGACGCGCCAGCGTCCATCCCCGATCAACCTGCTGCCGGCCATCGGCTATTATCTCTTCCTGCCGCTGCGCCCCTCGCCAGGCTTCCCGTTCCTGGCCATCGACCCGGCCCCGTTGCCCACCTGGACCTACGTCGAGCCGATGGTGGGCGGCCTGGTGGCCCTGTGCCCCGCGCTGGTCTGCGCCCTAGCCCTGCTGCTGCCGAAAACCCGCAGAAGGCTGCGTGCGCACGGCTTGCTGGCGACGGTGTGGGCGATGCTCACGCTGGCGGCCATCCTCATGGTCCTGGACGCGATGAAAGGCGGCCTCGGTTGGCGCTACATAATCGATTTCGGCTGGCTGGTGAGCCTCGCCACCGTCGCCGCGCTCCCCTCGCTGCTGGGCGAGGACGCCGAGGATGACGGGCTGTTGAGGCTCAAGGAGACGTCAACCTCGAAAGAAGGAATCTCGCTGGCCGAGCGCCGCAAGGAGTTTCAGATGGTGCCGGGTTGGGCGCACATCGGCTGGAGGCGCTACCTCGCGCGCCTGGTCGTCATGGTCCTGGTGGTCGCGAGCCTCGCCATCGCGTTCATGGCGCTGTTCGTGCCCGGCCGTGACGACGCGCTGACCAACACGAATCCCGCGTTGTTCCACGAGGTGCAAAGCTGGTTCGAGATAATTTAG
- the ppgK gene encoding polyphosphate--glucose phosphotransferase has translation MIETAQAFGVDIGGSGIKAAPVDLEKGDFALPRLKILTPDNSTPKAIAKIVRQQLEHFEVPEGAPVGIAFPAPIRPGKPIDFIANLDKSWIGMDVTAFFSEACGRPVTVVNDADAAGLAEQQYGAAKGEDGLVIATTLGTGIGTALIYNGVLIPNTELGHIELAKGKGDAEKYAASSVRDKKSLGYKKWAKRLTKYYGLMEKYFNPDLFVVGGGVSRMSEKFLPYIDVKTPIVPAKLRNQAGIVGAAYYATTKLV, from the coding sequence ATGATTGAGACAGCACAGGCATTCGGCGTTGACATCGGTGGTTCGGGCATCAAGGCCGCGCCCGTGGACCTTGAGAAAGGCGACTTCGCCCTCCCGCGCCTGAAGATCCTCACCCCTGACAACTCCACGCCCAAGGCCATCGCCAAGATCGTGCGCCAGCAGCTTGAACACTTCGAGGTGCCCGAAGGCGCCCCGGTGGGCATCGCCTTCCCAGCTCCCATCAGGCCCGGCAAGCCGATTGACTTCATCGCCAACCTCGACAAGTCCTGGATCGGCATGGACGTCACCGCCTTCTTCTCCGAGGCGTGCGGCAGGCCCGTGACCGTGGTCAACGACGCCGACGCGGCCGGCCTGGCCGAGCAGCAGTACGGCGCGGCGAAGGGCGAGGACGGTCTGGTGATCGCCACCACGCTCGGCACCGGCATCGGCACCGCCCTGATCTACAACGGCGTGCTCATCCCCAACACGGAGCTCGGCCACATCGAGCTGGCCAAGGGCAAGGGCGACGCCGAGAAATACGCCGCCTCCTCGGTGCGCGACAAGAAGAGCCTGGGCTACAAGAAGTGGGCCAAGCGCCTGACCAAGTACTACGGGCTGATGGAGAAGTACTTCAACCCCGACCTCTTCGTGGTCGGCGGCGGCGTGAGCCGTATGAGCGAGAAGTTCCTGCCCTATATCGACGTCAAGACGCCGATCGTGCCCGCCAAGCTGCGCAACCAGGCCGGCATCGTGGGCGCCGCCTACTACGCGACGACCAAGCTGGTCTGA
- a CDS encoding pyridoxal phosphate-dependent aminotransferase: MVMRFSSRVGSTRLNVIAEAERAARAEGVRLETVNDSNPTHHGLAPKEVPGVYTAEPRGPLVAREALAEFLTKRNAEESSQVQEQAQADSVDPQRLYLLSSTSQAYSWIFKLMCDPGDIVLGPKPGYPLIESIGGLECVETLEYQLEFDGSWFIDVGWIERLLDGPQRERVRAIVLINPNNPTGSYVKPEEREALVALCREHGIAIIADEVFFDYSLEPFAGNRRLAGEQGALTFALDGFSKALAAPHAKVGWIQVSGPDDMVDEAQRRLDVIADDYLPFSDIIATRMPELLAAVPGQLRRVQERTRANLKLLHTMLDEDEAGLVSVLRPEGGWNVLLRFPSMIDENDLVLRLIHDSRLTGQPGYFFDMAGNGYLAVSLLPEPDVFRRNINAVLKAVSALMAA, encoded by the coding sequence ATCGTTATGCGGTTTTCGTCAAGGGTGGGCTCGACACGGCTCAATGTGATCGCCGAGGCCGAGCGGGCCGCGCGCGCCGAGGGCGTCAGGCTTGAGACCGTCAACGATTCCAACCCGACCCATCACGGGCTCGCGCCGAAAGAGGTTCCGGGCGTGTATACCGCCGAGCCGCGAGGGCCGTTGGTGGCGCGCGAGGCGTTGGCCGAGTTCCTGACGAAGCGGAACGCGGAGGAATCGTCGCAGGTGCAGGAACAGGCACAGGCCGATTCCGTGGATCCGCAGAGGCTTTATCTGCTCAGCTCCACCTCGCAGGCATATTCGTGGATTTTCAAGCTGATGTGCGACCCGGGCGACATCGTGCTGGGCCCCAAGCCCGGCTATCCGCTGATCGAGTCCATCGGCGGGCTCGAATGCGTCGAGACGCTGGAATACCAGTTGGAATTCGACGGTTCGTGGTTCATCGACGTCGGCTGGATCGAGCGCCTGCTGGATGGTCCGCAAAGGGAGCGGGTGCGGGCGATCGTGCTCATCAACCCCAACAATCCCACCGGTTCGTATGTGAAGCCGGAGGAGCGCGAGGCGTTGGTCGCGTTGTGCCGCGAGCATGGCATCGCCATCATCGCCGACGAGGTGTTCTTCGACTACTCGCTCGAGCCGTTCGCGGGCAATCGCCGCTTAGCTGGCGAGCAGGGCGCGCTCACCTTCGCGCTCGACGGATTCTCCAAGGCACTGGCCGCGCCGCATGCCAAGGTCGGATGGATTCAGGTCAGCGGGCCCGACGACATGGTGGACGAGGCGCAGCGCCGTCTCGACGTGATCGCCGACGACTATCTGCCTTTCAGCGACATCATCGCCACACGTATGCCCGAGCTGCTCGCCGCCGTGCCGGGTCAGCTTCGCCGTGTGCAGGAGCGCACCCGCGCCAATCTCAAGCTCCTGCATACCATGCTGGACGAGGATGAGGCCGGCTTGGTCTCCGTGCTGCGGCCCGAGGGCGGTTGGAATGTGCTGCTGCGCTTCCCGTCGATGATCGACGAGAACGACCTGGTGCTCCGCCTCATCCACGACTCGCGCCTGACCGGCCAGCCCGGATACTTCTTCGACATGGCCGGCAACGGCTATCTGGCAGTCTCGCTGTTGCCCGAGCCCGACGTCTTCCGTCGCAACATCAACGCGGTGCTTAAGGCCGTCTCCGCGCTGATGGCGGCATAG
- a CDS encoding tetratricopeptide repeat protein → MSHFFSHARGSADSSGKHDFLDRLGRVANHLNVAFGTGVEPFHSHGKLDQPGDAGEVPGEAVVPPELKLLMDQTMELGPLVKCQTFHFDGVPDGIELGWAQLPQLGGRFFSLGVFVGRRGFCQVALADGKGRVFPGSDPQMDTHDMDAALVLGKEGDFLLHDDSRLVRGLASAAGSDDMQDGGDGNESRYGRGRNVSTMQGGIVGRDMFGRMTWLASWLRHGDRYTLEQMRYPLPEDMRIDLDYRDAVAIAFFAAYMLPGMSGQLIGFGAGNIFRRLNREAPLGAIRRSVHDTQEARAHGLRVSGLEDYFADLMRESGALKESSGLEAVHGAEPLHLYTSSYSGNYFFTWDDSLNLTPALEALNIEGNLNRFASVSGWLERNARVGAFPIEDTVTRAQAAQIDHKLLDNPALMALNPGKDGSVSLDESSTVSMRRLLGLAAGIADDVARHAPGEDSAQPGTPKDKRGEWIYRQSVATLLRRLKLPYRFDTEFRSNLKDGNVAVSFTTAGKTMMPTSRFDVVSRAWKTLSDAERTEMSAKYNLRVGLIIAALCFGADESVENVSIRIDSMGLEEAVAQQDSAISKLIAQALGAFERAPKPNMGAGGSKADPKDGDIHGDPMQSGSMPVRAEGDVAAMPLHSADTPSGTSENRGAAEDQHSHASDAADTNKADMPDASVTGTGDDSSGVNPVQNANTTNPQVTQTGTDDTHNGNADFDSDDDDEEDDALLNARFEDLMKGVDLDSVAMSVPQGGQSSQASMKGDEDGQSDQGEDTDDPLAVLRSGPTTKTLATVTFSRGDFLERMRAAGLSHPEETYERFGATLDIAGFNGLNTASKHPQFTLRDKRFSPLGSQEEPELSDQRFSGNVAKVLGTDAALGLSIQRADLMQRAVDEFHRIAADTTLESPAKAQRAMDIVNSIGDPELTELASDVSKALIDGVDTPDLDFTLSKRLDGERLKARDLLFSGQVDQAIDSLERAVADLDERYAGGGAARYFNSYAERVVYNRLFATRDERTVLIPDNLFYAHMELADVLAQLRGAKAALPHLNKLVAYAPAYPLSHLRLAVQLAREEDWNSARAACLNALRVSLDRDDAAYAYYRLAYAEWMCGRFDVAAACYIMSEHIAPGKIASLDGELQELLARAQSQCILVPTSFELAQQVLESHGLPVWPHTEVADIVRRAARVCVDGGMFVPARTLSVAAARMDDGADEGMDMAQAQFLRSLSA, encoded by the coding sequence ATGTCTCATTTCTTTTCGCACGCGCGTGGTTCCGCCGATTCATCAGGAAAACATGACTTCCTCGATAGGCTTGGGCGTGTTGCGAATCATCTGAATGTGGCCTTCGGCACGGGCGTCGAACCTTTCCATTCCCACGGCAAACTCGACCAGCCCGGTGACGCGGGCGAGGTTCCCGGCGAGGCCGTCGTACCGCCGGAATTGAAGCTGCTGATGGACCAGACCATGGAGCTCGGCCCGCTGGTCAAATGCCAGACATTCCATTTCGACGGTGTGCCGGACGGCATCGAGCTCGGCTGGGCGCAACTGCCGCAATTGGGTGGCCGGTTTTTCTCTCTGGGCGTCTTCGTGGGCAGGCGCGGATTCTGCCAGGTGGCGCTCGCCGACGGCAAGGGGCGCGTGTTTCCGGGCTCCGACCCGCAGATGGACACGCACGACATGGACGCCGCGCTGGTGCTGGGCAAGGAAGGCGATTTCCTGCTGCACGACGATTCCCGCTTGGTGCGTGGCCTCGCCTCGGCGGCCGGCTCAGACGATATGCAAGACGGCGGTGATGGTAACGAAAGCAGGTATGGGCGTGGCAGGAACGTCAGCACCATGCAGGGCGGCATCGTCGGCCGCGATATGTTCGGCCGCATGACCTGGCTCGCCTCCTGGCTGCGCCACGGCGACCGCTATACGCTCGAGCAGATGCGCTATCCCCTTCCGGAGGACATGCGCATCGACCTTGATTACCGCGACGCCGTGGCTATTGCCTTCTTCGCCGCCTACATGCTGCCTGGCATGAGCGGCCAGCTCATCGGCTTCGGCGCGGGCAACATCTTCCGCCGGCTCAACCGTGAGGCCCCGCTCGGCGCCATCCGCCGCAGTGTGCACGACACCCAGGAGGCCCGCGCCCACGGGCTTCGCGTCTCCGGGCTCGAGGATTATTTCGCCGATCTTATGCGCGAATCGGGCGCGCTCAAGGAGTCGTCCGGCCTGGAGGCCGTGCACGGGGCCGAGCCGCTGCACCTCTATACCTCGAGTTATTCGGGCAATTACTTTTTCACGTGGGACGATTCGCTCAACCTCACCCCGGCGCTCGAGGCGCTTAACATCGAGGGCAACCTCAACCGCTTCGCCTCGGTGAGCGGCTGGCTGGAACGCAACGCGAGGGTCGGCGCCTTTCCTATCGAAGACACGGTCACCCGGGCCCAGGCCGCGCAGATCGACCACAAGCTGCTCGACAACCCGGCGCTGATGGCGCTGAACCCCGGCAAGGATGGCTCGGTCTCGCTCGACGAGTCCAGCACCGTTTCGATGCGCCGGCTGTTGGGGCTGGCCGCAGGGATCGCCGATGACGTCGCCCGTCACGCGCCGGGGGAGGATTCCGCTCAGCCGGGCACCCCGAAGGACAAACGAGGTGAGTGGATATACCGCCAAAGTGTCGCCACGCTGCTGCGCCGGCTCAAGCTGCCCTATCGTTTCGACACCGAATTCCGCTCGAATCTCAAGGACGGCAACGTCGCGGTCTCCTTCACCACGGCGGGCAAGACCATGATGCCCACTAGCCGCTTCGATGTGGTCAGCCGCGCCTGGAAGACCCTGAGCGACGCCGAACGCACCGAGATGAGCGCGAAATACAACCTGCGCGTGGGGCTCATCATCGCGGCGCTGTGCTTCGGCGCCGACGAGAGCGTCGAAAACGTGTCGATCCGCATCGATTCCATGGGGCTCGAGGAGGCCGTGGCCCAGCAGGATTCGGCCATCTCCAAGCTCATCGCCCAGGCGCTCGGCGCCTTCGAACGGGCCCCGAAGCCCAATATGGGCGCGGGCGGCTCCAAGGCCGATCCGAAGGACGGCGACATCCACGGCGACCCGATGCAGTCCGGATCGATGCCTGTGCGCGCCGAGGGCGACGTGGCGGCCATGCCGTTGCATTCCGCCGACACGCCATCGGGGACGTCCGAAAACAGGGGAGCGGCGGAAGACCAGCACAGTCACGCTTCCGATGCTGCCGATACCAATAAAGCTGACATGCCAGATGCATCGGTCACAGGTACGGGTGACGACTCGAGTGGTGTCAATCCCGTCCAGAACGCCAATACCACCAACCCCCAGGTGACGCAAACCGGCACGGACGATACCCATAACGGCAACGCCGACTTCGATTCCGATGATGATGACGAGGAAGACGACGCGCTGCTCAACGCCCGGTTCGAGGATTTGATGAAAGGCGTCGACCTCGACTCGGTGGCCATGAGCGTGCCACAGGGCGGCCAGAGTTCCCAAGCCTCGATGAAAGGCGACGAAGACGGCCAAAGTGACCAGGGTGAGGACACCGACGACCCTCTGGCGGTGCTGCGCAGTGGGCCGACCACGAAGACCCTGGCCACGGTCACCTTCTCGCGCGGTGATTTCCTTGAGCGCATGCGCGCCGCCGGTCTTTCCCATCCGGAGGAGACCTACGAGCGTTTCGGCGCCACGCTCGACATCGCCGGCTTCAACGGACTCAACACCGCCTCAAAGCATCCTCAGTTTACCTTGCGCGACAAGCGTTTCTCGCCTCTGGGCAGCCAGGAGGAGCCCGAACTCTCCGACCAGCGCTTCAGCGGGAACGTGGCGAAGGTCCTCGGCACCGACGCGGCCCTCGGCCTTTCCATTCAACGCGCCGACCTGATGCAGCGGGCGGTCGACGAGTTCCACCGGATCGCCGCCGACACCACGCTCGAAAGTCCCGCCAAGGCCCAGCGCGCCATGGATATCGTCAACTCGATCGGCGACCCGGAGCTCACCGAACTGGCCTCGGATGTGAGCAAGGCCCTCATCGACGGTGTCGACACGCCCGACCTCGATTTCACGCTCTCCAAGCGGCTGGACGGCGAACGCCTGAAGGCCCGCGACCTGCTCTTCTCCGGCCAGGTCGACCAGGCCATCGACAGCCTCGAGCGCGCCGTGGCCGACCTCGATGAGCGCTACGCCGGCGGCGGGGCGGCGAGGTATTTCAACTCCTACGCCGAGCGCGTGGTCTACAACCGCCTCTTCGCCACGCGCGACGAGCGCACCGTGCTCATCCCCGACAACCTCTTCTATGCCCACATGGAGCTGGCCGACGTGCTCGCCCAACTGCGTGGCGCGAAGGCCGCGTTGCCGCACCTGAACAAGCTGGTGGCCTACGCCCCGGCCTACCCGCTCTCGCACCTGCGCCTGGCCGTGCAACTGGCCCGCGAGGAGGACTGGAACTCCGCCAGAGCCGCCTGCCTCAACGCCCTGCGCGTCTCGCTCGACCGCGACGACGCCGCCTACGCCTACTACCGCCTGGCCTACGCCGAGTGGATGTGTGGCCGTTTCGACGTGGCCGCCGCCTGCTATATCATGAGCGAGCACATCGCGCCCGGCAAGATCGCCTCGCTGGACGGCGAGTTGCAGGAGCTGCTGGCCCGGGCGCAATCGCAATGCATCCTCGTGCCCACCAGTTTCGAGCTGGCCCAGCAGGTCTTGGAAAGCCACGGGCTTCCGGTCTGGCCCCACACCGAGGTCGCTGACATCGTGCGGCGCGCGGCTAGGGTGTGCGTCGACGGCGGCATGTTCGTGCCAGCTAGGACGCTTTCAGTGGCCGCGGCCCGCATGGACGACGGCGCCGACGAGGGCATGGACATGGCCCAGGCCCAGTTCCTGCGCTCGTTGAGCGCGTGA